CAAGGATAAGCCCTGGGACGATGAGACAGTCGATCACTGGAAGATTGAGCCTTTTACCAGCGTAGGTTTTTTATGGCCCTagattttattttaataaGTGGATATGTCGCTATAAAGGGTCTGTCAGCGGAAAATTTGGCTCGCTAGTCGCTCAGACAGCTCCAGGGGTCCCTTTTCTGCCCTTTCACAACTTCCATATcatttatcctttacatttCACATTAAAGACGACATTTAGGAGGATAACAAGCCGTCGTTGCTCGAGGAAAGCTCCTTTTCAATTCtatttccaaaatatcGCGAAAAGTACATTCAATCAGTTTGGGGAGATGTAAAAAAGTGAGTTTTGGTCCATAATTGCTCCAATGAGGTCTGAATGGAGCTCATGTCACCTCTAGGTCACTCTCGGACTACCATATCAAGTGCGATCTCAACCTCGTTGAAGGATCCATGAGCGTTTTCACCACCAAACGGACCTGGGACCCGTATATTATCATTaaggtttgtttaatgAATGCGAGTACATGAGCGAAGCGAATGGATGAGCTGGCAGGAGTACGTCAGTGCAACTGCTAGGTCCCtaagaatgagggactagagcgacctatgggagcctaaggaagagtgGGATTCTtcactgtgcaagtacgactgtaaggagtactagaTGACCgtaggctttagccggagggagtctctagaagagGTAATTACTGCGACCGTACGGAGCATATGAGCCCGTGTATTAATTGGTATATGGAGGAGTTACCATTACGGGATGCTCAGTAGAGGACTGAGTTATATGGACAATTCATTAGTGAacaatggaagaagactGTCAAACATGGGAAATGTAAAGGATTTGGCCCatgagaatattttaatCAAAACTTGCAACTATTTGGTCATGGAGATGTTAGCCCCCGGGAACAATGGTGAAATGAAACATACAAACGCCGTGGGAAACACAGGAGTGATTACGACTATGAGAATTTTATAGGCTAATCATGGCGATTTAATGCAAaaattgatgatgaagGATGTGTAGAATGAACTAATGTGCATACGGCGATAGAATATCTATGGCCCATCCACGACAGGCGACACCTCTGGAGATGCCCAGAATGTACATTTAGGCTCGCAAAGATCATTTATCCGGAATTTACTTGACGAGAGAGCCATGGATAGTAGCGGAGATTCCATAGACACCATCACTCTCATGTACGGGAGGTATCCCCAAGAACCAGGTTCTACTAACCCTTTCCACCTTCATAATCAGGCTCATTGACCACCTTGCTTCCTAGGCAACACAGTGGTCAAATGTGTGGACGATTATTTGGAAATTTGCCATGGGCACTTCGTCGTTTATCTATCCGCATTGAAATACCGCACGGTAGGACCAAATTACTGGACTATGGATACAGAATAAACCGCACATTTAAACACATTCTTGCGTTGCGTTGCAAAAGGAATGATTCCTTCATTCCTTGATCATTCCGATGGGGTCTCCGCGGGAAGGAACGTTTCTTCTCTCCGTCTAGAGTTTGACCGTAAATGTGGACTTGCACGGATAGAGATATTTAAAGAGTCGAATTTTTGAGGAAGTTGTCGGAAATATGAGAATTTTTTCACTAGTCTACGCAGCCTATCTCTTGCGCTTTTGTTCTTGTGGAGACTTTGTGGACGAAAGTACACTTGTAAGTGCTTGGAAGGACGGGCAAGAAGTTTCTACTGATGTTCCTTCCCCTCCAGGAATGCTCGATATCTCGGTACCAGACGAAGAACAATGCAAATCCTTCGACTATACTTTCGCTGGTAATGCCATAAGACTCATTGTTCCTAATAAAGATACTACTGCTACGAAGCTCGTAAACGGTGCTGAGGAGGATGCTTATACTCTTCCCTCTGGAGAAACACTTGACCATGCTAAAGCCTACCTaaacaaggataagaagCCTGAACTGGTCCTTTTAGTATTTAACACACCATCTGGTATATCACGAAGAGATTATGTAAAGAGTGATAATGGATGGACTGTCTGTAATAATAGTGATATTAAGATGAGGAGCTTGAGGGATCCTGCAGAATGGATATCTAACTTTGAAATTGATGTTTCCTTGGCCAATGGTACCGATGAATTCACGGCCTTTGAAGCAGAATTACTGGGCATTGCTATACAGCATTTCTTTCCAAAGCCTGGCCATGCTGTAGTATGACTAAAGGAGGGAGATAGAGTGATTTGGCTGGGCACAGAT
This region of Theileria equi strain WA chromosome 1, complete sequence genomic DNA includes:
- a CDS encoding signal peptide-containing protein (encoded by transcript BEWA_024410A) translates to MRIFSLVYAAYLLRFCSCGDFVDESTLVSAWKDGQEVSTDVPSPPGMLDISVPDEEQCKSFDYTFAGNAIRLIVPNKDTTATKLVNGAEEDAYTLPSGETLDHAKAYLNKDKKPELVLLVFNTPSGISRRDYVKSDNGWTVCNNSDIKMRSLRDPAEWISNFEIDVSLANGTDEFTAFEAELLGIAIQHFFPKPGHAVV
- a CDS encoding ribosomal RNA assembly protein, putative (encoded by transcript BEWA_024400A), with the translated sequence MDEEEKGRNKKYRKDKPWDDETVDHWKIEPFTSEDNKPSLLEESSFSILFPKYREKYIQSVWGDVKKSLSDYHIKCDLNLVEGSMSVFTTKRTWDPYIIIKDLAHENILIKTCNYLVMEMLAPGNNGEMKHTNAVGNTGVITTMRIL